A part of Marinobacter psychrophilus genomic DNA contains:
- the hisH gene encoding imidazole glycerol phosphate synthase subunit HisH, with translation MKTVAIIDYGMGNLHSVSKAVEHVAPDTRVLVTDNADLIRSADRVIFPGVGAIRDCMAEIRRLGVDELVKEVSRDRPLLGVCVGMQALMSDSEENGGVDCIDVFPAHVRFFGHKLTENGKRLKVPHMGWNQVQQVQDHPMWHKIADDERFYFVHSYYAEAEGNADIAGRTRYGVDLAAAVAKGNIFAVQFHPEKSADAGLQLLKNFVSWNGS, from the coding sequence ATGAAGACCGTTGCCATCATTGATTACGGCATGGGCAACCTGCATTCCGTGAGCAAAGCCGTAGAACACGTAGCCCCGGATACCCGGGTGCTGGTGACCGACAACGCCGACCTTATTCGCAGCGCCGACCGGGTGATATTTCCCGGCGTTGGCGCAATTCGCGATTGCATGGCGGAAATTCGTCGGCTGGGCGTGGATGAACTGGTGAAAGAAGTATCCCGTGATCGCCCACTGCTGGGTGTGTGCGTAGGCATGCAGGCGCTGATGTCCGACAGCGAAGAGAACGGCGGAGTTGACTGCATTGACGTATTCCCCGCCCACGTTCGCTTTTTCGGCCATAAGCTGACCGAAAACGGCAAACGACTGAAAGTGCCGCACATGGGCTGGAACCAGGTGCAACAGGTACAAGATCACCCCATGTGGCACAAAATCGCTGATGATGAGCGCTTTTATTTTGTGCACAGTTATTACGCCGAAGCTGAAGGTAACGCCGACATTGCCGGCCGCACCCGTTACGGTGTTGACCTTGCGGCGGCGGTCGCCAAAGGCAATATTTTTGCGGTGCAGTTCCACCCGGAAAAGAGTGCTGATGCAGGCCTGCAGCTGTTGAAGAACTTTGTGAGCTGGAACGGAAGTTAG
- the hisB gene encoding imidazoleglycerol-phosphate dehydratase HisB: MAERKARVERNTLETQISVEVNLDGTGKTNFQTGVPFLDHMMDQIARHGMVDLDVVCDGDLHIDDHHTVEDVGITMGQAFAKAVGDKKGIRRYGHAYVPLDEALSRVVLDLSGRPGLHMDVPFIRATVGGFDVDLFAEFFQGFVNHALITLHIDNLKGKNTHHQIETVFKAFGRALRMAIELDDRMAGIMPSTKGTL; this comes from the coding sequence ATGGCCGAACGCAAGGCTCGGGTAGAACGCAATACCCTTGAAACCCAGATCAGTGTTGAAGTAAATCTTGATGGCACCGGTAAAACCAACTTCCAGACCGGCGTGCCGTTTCTGGACCACATGATGGATCAGATTGCCCGCCACGGCATGGTGGACCTGGATGTCGTGTGTGATGGCGACTTGCATATTGACGATCACCACACCGTAGAAGATGTGGGCATTACCATGGGCCAGGCGTTCGCTAAAGCTGTGGGCGACAAAAAAGGCATCCGCCGCTACGGCCACGCCTACGTGCCGCTGGACGAAGCTTTGTCTCGGGTAGTGCTGGACCTGTCCGGTCGCCCCGGCCTGCACATGGATGTTCCTTTCATCCGGGCAACCGTTGGTGGCTTTGACGTTGACCTGTTCGCCGAGTTTTTCCAGGGCTTTGTGAACCATGCGCTGATTACCCTGCATATTGACAACCTGAAGGGCAAAAATACCCACCACCAAATTGAAACGGTGTTTAAAGCATTTGGCCGCGCTTTGCGCATGGCCATTGAGCTGGATGACCGCATGGCTGGTATTATGCCTTCCACCAAAGGCACGCTCTGA
- the hisA gene encoding 1-(5-phosphoribosyl)-5-[(5-phosphoribosylamino)methylideneamino]imidazole-4-carboxamide isomerase → MLIIPAIDLKDGKCVRLRQGRMDDSTVFGGDPVDMATRWVEAGARRLHLVDLNGAFAGEPVNGEIVKAIARKYPDLPIQIGGGIRSAEIIESYLQAGVQWVIIGTKAVKEPEFVTEMCKRFRGHIIVGLDAKDGRVATDGWAEVSEVMATDLAQRFANDGVDSIVYTDIARDGMMQGVNVEATAALAKACGIPVIASGGVTNMDDLKRLGAVADQGILGAITGRAIYEGTLDVAEAQAYCDSLNA, encoded by the coding sequence ATGCTGATTATCCCCGCTATCGATCTGAAAGACGGCAAATGTGTACGCCTGCGCCAGGGCCGGATGGACGATTCCACCGTGTTCGGCGGCGATCCGGTTGATATGGCAACCCGCTGGGTAGAGGCTGGTGCGCGGCGCCTTCACCTAGTGGATTTGAACGGTGCGTTTGCCGGTGAGCCGGTTAACGGTGAAATTGTGAAGGCGATCGCGCGCAAGTATCCTGATTTACCGATTCAGATTGGGGGTGGTATCCGCTCCGCAGAGATTATTGAAAGCTACCTGCAGGCCGGTGTGCAGTGGGTGATTATTGGCACCAAAGCGGTGAAGGAACCCGAATTTGTGACCGAAATGTGCAAACGTTTCCGCGGCCATATTATTGTGGGCCTGGACGCCAAAGACGGCCGCGTGGCCACCGATGGCTGGGCCGAAGTATCTGAGGTTATGGCAACCGATCTGGCCCAGCGTTTTGCGAACGACGGCGTAGACTCTATTGTGTACACCGACATTGCCCGCGACGGCATGATGCAGGGCGTAAACGTAGAAGCCACCGCAGCGCTGGCCAAGGCTTGCGGTATACCGGTGATCGCTTCTGGCGGCGTGACCAATATGGACGATTTAAAACGCCTGGGCGCTGTGGCCGATCAGGGTATCCTGGGCGCCATCACCGGCCGTGCGATTTATGAAGGCACTCTGGATGTAGCCGAAGCGCAGGCTTATTGTGACAGCCTGAACGCCTGA
- a CDS encoding murein hydrolase activator EnvC family protein, with product MLRTLLVLPLLLALAFASAAPVAAQTAAAQQATSQQVTPAQIEKLKKQIGAINQWLTKAEKDRSQLQQQLTGLERSISDLTREARNLKQQAANQQTQLAELDTRQQQLTLVLNSQREQLKKLLRQAWMEGDASALKVLFNETDPNNIARTLTYYEYLGNYTVDQVQAFQASLAELNQTRTQMQNTRARLATTEADVEQRQQELAQTRKQREQTLASLNADIGQRRSERDGLAADQKRLEALLKEVQQVITSIPAPNPNQPFATLRKKMPWPAAGTVVSSFGETYADGKLRRNGLLMHTDTSAEVRAIHYGRVVFANFLRGFGLLTIIDHGDGYMTLYGHASSLYTTTGDWVDAGEAIAQAGQTGGTDKTALYFEIRHNGKPDNPSRWLAGQPAKPGKS from the coding sequence ATGTTACGCACGCTACTGGTGCTACCCTTGCTACTGGCGCTGGCCTTTGCCAGCGCAGCCCCGGTAGCCGCGCAAACAGCGGCTGCACAGCAGGCAACTTCTCAACAGGTAACTCCGGCCCAGATTGAAAAGCTGAAAAAGCAGATTGGCGCCATTAATCAGTGGCTAACCAAGGCGGAAAAAGACCGCTCGCAACTGCAACAACAGCTAACCGGCCTGGAGCGCAGCATCAGCGACCTGACCCGAGAAGCCCGCAACCTAAAGCAGCAGGCCGCCAACCAGCAAACACAGCTGGCAGAATTGGACACCCGGCAACAGCAGTTGACCCTCGTCCTCAACAGCCAGCGCGAACAGCTCAAGAAGCTGCTGCGCCAGGCATGGATGGAAGGTGACGCCAGCGCCCTGAAAGTGCTGTTCAACGAAACCGACCCCAACAATATTGCCCGCACCCTCACCTATTACGAATATCTGGGCAATTACACAGTCGACCAGGTACAGGCTTTTCAGGCCAGCCTGGCAGAGCTGAACCAAACCCGCACGCAAATGCAGAATACCCGCGCCAGACTGGCCACCACCGAAGCTGATGTAGAGCAACGCCAACAAGAACTTGCGCAAACCCGCAAGCAGCGCGAACAGACTCTAGCAAGCCTGAACGCAGACATCGGCCAGCGTCGCAGTGAGCGCGACGGACTGGCCGCCGATCAAAAACGCCTGGAGGCCCTGTTAAAGGAAGTGCAACAGGTCATCACCAGCATACCTGCGCCAAATCCTAACCAGCCATTTGCGACACTGCGCAAAAAAATGCCCTGGCCCGCTGCTGGAACGGTCGTCAGCAGCTTTGGCGAAACCTATGCCGACGGCAAACTACGCCGCAACGGCTTACTAATGCACACCGACACAAGCGCAGAAGTGCGGGCTATTCATTACGGCCGTGTTGTATTCGCCAATTTCCTGCGGGGCTTTGGACTGCTAACCATTATTGACCACGGCGACGGTTATATGACCCTGTACGGCCATGCCAGCAGCCTTTACACCACAACCGGAGACTGGGTGGATGCCGGCGAGGCCATTGCTCAGGCAGGCCAGACCGGCGGCACCGACAAAACCGCGCTGTATTTTGAAATACGCCACAACGGCAAACCCGATAATCCGTCACGCTGGCTGGCCGGGCAACCCGCGAAACCCGGCAAGAGCTGA
- a CDS encoding S41 family peptidase gives MKLAQRTRHALPMQALVMASCFAASGWAFAQQTPTSTIADAHAGIDMPAERELLPLDDLRKFTAVFSRIKDAYVEEVTDSQLLESAIKGMLSELDPHSTYLAPKDYEDLEESTSGAFGGLGIEVGMENGFVKVITPIDDTPAQKAGVRSGDVIIKLGEQPVKGMSLQDAVELMRGEPGSILQLTIIRDGETGPLVIPVERAIIKVTSVKSRMLDDGYGYVRITQFQAQTGSQFRDALTALKKDAGGALKGVVLDVRNNPGGVLQAAVDTVDAVLNEGLVVYTEGRIQSSRMRFSATEGDILADTPMVVLINGGSASASEIVAGALQDHRRAVVMGTQSFGKGSVQTVIPLDETHAIKMTTARYYTPDGRSIQATGIKPDIEVKPAELKELEVQPMFTEADLSGHLEGKNEAENRKNQAQDVRDSAKKSAEAVLDRDYQLRSALNLLKGLNIISRAGTSSTQQ, from the coding sequence ATGAAACTTGCCCAACGCACTCGTCATGCTTTACCGATGCAGGCCCTCGTCATGGCCTCCTGTTTTGCCGCTTCCGGTTGGGCTTTCGCGCAGCAGACGCCGACCAGCACAATAGCCGATGCTCACGCAGGCATCGACATGCCTGCCGAGCGCGAGCTGCTGCCGCTGGACGACCTGCGTAAATTTACCGCTGTGTTCAGTCGCATCAAAGACGCTTACGTGGAGGAAGTGACAGACAGCCAGCTGCTTGAAAGCGCCATAAAAGGCATGCTGTCAGAGCTCGACCCGCATTCCACTTATCTGGCTCCAAAAGATTACGAAGACCTGGAAGAAAGCACCAGCGGTGCCTTCGGTGGTTTGGGCATCGAAGTGGGCATGGAAAACGGCTTTGTTAAGGTTATTACCCCCATAGATGATACCCCTGCGCAAAAGGCCGGCGTGCGGTCTGGCGACGTCATCATAAAACTGGGTGAGCAACCGGTAAAAGGCATGTCGCTGCAAGACGCGGTAGAACTGATGCGCGGCGAACCCGGCAGCATTCTGCAACTGACGATTATCCGCGACGGCGAAACAGGGCCGCTGGTCATTCCGGTAGAGCGTGCCATCATCAAGGTCACCAGCGTGAAATCCCGTATGCTGGATGACGGTTACGGCTATGTCCGCATCACCCAATTCCAGGCCCAAACCGGCAGCCAGTTCCGCGACGCCCTGACGGCCCTGAAAAAAGACGCCGGTGGTGCGCTTAAAGGTGTCGTTCTGGACGTACGCAATAACCCGGGCGGCGTACTACAGGCCGCAGTAGACACTGTTGACGCTGTGCTCAACGAAGGCCTGGTGGTCTATACCGAAGGCCGCATTCAGAGCTCACGTATGCGCTTCAGCGCCACAGAAGGCGACATATTGGCAGACACGCCCATGGTAGTTCTGATCAACGGCGGTTCCGCGTCTGCATCCGAAATCGTCGCTGGCGCCTTGCAGGACCATCGCCGCGCCGTGGTAATGGGCACCCAGTCATTTGGCAAAGGCAGCGTGCAAACTGTGATTCCGCTGGATGAAACCCACGCCATAAAAATGACCACAGCCCGCTACTACACCCCAGACGGCCGCTCCATTCAGGCCACCGGCATAAAACCGGATATCGAAGTAAAACCGGCAGAGCTGAAAGAACTGGAGGTCCAGCCGATGTTTACTGAAGCTGATTTAAGCGGTCATCTGGAAGGCAAGAACGAAGCAGAAAACCGTAAAAACCAAGCTCAGGATGTACGCGATAGCGCCAAGAAATCCGCTGAAGCGGTTCTGGATCGTGACTACCAGTTGCGCTCAGCACTGAACCTGCTGAAGGGGCTGAACATCATCAGCCGCGCCGGCACGTCCAGCACTCAGCAATAA
- the hisF gene encoding imidazole glycerol phosphate synthase subunit HisF — protein sequence MALAKRIIPCLDVDKGRVVKGVNFVDIRDAGDPVEVARRYNEQGADEITFLDITASHESRDTTYETVERMASEVFIPLTVGGGVRTVEDIRKLLNAGADKVAINTAAVFDPEFVRTAAERFGSQCIVVAIDAKRVSVEGEEPKWEIFTHGGRKPTGLDAVEWAQRMVALGAGELLLTSMDRDGTKIGFDLGLTRAISDAVTVPVIASGGVGELQHLADGVTIGGADAVLAASIFHFGEHTIPEAKAFMKAQGIEVRD from the coding sequence ATGGCATTGGCCAAGCGCATTATTCCCTGTCTGGATGTAGACAAGGGCAGGGTAGTGAAAGGCGTGAATTTTGTCGATATCCGCGACGCTGGCGACCCGGTGGAAGTGGCCCGCCGTTACAACGAGCAGGGTGCCGATGAAATTACCTTTCTGGATATTACCGCCAGCCACGAAAGCCGTGACACCACCTATGAAACGGTAGAGCGAATGGCGTCAGAAGTGTTTATTCCCTTGACCGTCGGCGGCGGTGTGCGCACGGTGGAAGACATTCGCAAACTGCTGAATGCGGGTGCCGATAAGGTGGCCATCAATACCGCGGCGGTGTTTGATCCTGAATTTGTAAGAACCGCGGCCGAGCGTTTTGGCAGTCAGTGCATTGTGGTGGCGATTGATGCGAAGCGGGTGAGTGTCGAGGGCGAAGAGCCAAAGTGGGAGATTTTTACCCACGGTGGCCGCAAGCCAACAGGTTTGGATGCGGTGGAATGGGCGCAGAGAATGGTAGCGCTGGGTGCGGGCGAATTGCTCCTAACCAGTATGGACCGCGACGGCACCAAAATCGGCTTTGATCTGGGCCTTACCCGCGCCATCAGCGATGCCGTAACGGTACCGGTGATTGCGTCTGGTGGGGTCGGCGAGTTACAGCATCTGGCCGATGGCGTAACCATTGGTGGCGCAGATGCGGTTCTGGCGGCGTCGATATTCCACTTCGGCGAGCACACCATTCCAGAGGCAAAAGCATTTATGAAAGCTCAGGGGATTGAAGTGCGGGATTAG
- a CDS encoding divergent polysaccharide deacetylase family protein, with protein sequence MTPRLSNTPIRILLAMLLGMVSNIVLAGPPPTIAIIIDDMGHDRLEGERLARLEQPITLSFLPYRRHTVELAKLSHSLNKEIMLHAPMANTQHFGLGPGGLSENMNQAQITRTLRRALQSVPHVQGVNNHMGSLLTQRLQPMDWVMTELDQYPLYFVDSRTIASSIAGDVARAHGIPSLTRDVFLDHEQTEEFVDRQFKLLIQRARQQGTAIAIGHPHKITVDYLEKHLPLLDEQGIAIATVSGIWAIRNDNRTMFANEKKQAIVPAYARKPESNNSAAQL encoded by the coding sequence GTGACACCGCGGCTATCGAATACTCCGATTCGCATATTGCTGGCCATGCTTCTGGGCATGGTCAGCAATATAGTGCTGGCCGGGCCACCACCCACTATCGCCATCATCATTGATGACATGGGCCACGACCGGCTGGAAGGGGAGCGCCTGGCGCGTCTGGAACAGCCCATCACACTGTCGTTTCTGCCTTACCGCCGCCATACCGTAGAGCTGGCCAAACTGTCACACAGCCTGAATAAGGAAATTATGCTGCACGCGCCCATGGCCAATACCCAGCATTTCGGCTTGGGGCCAGGCGGCTTGTCTGAAAATATGAATCAAGCCCAAATTACCCGCACATTGCGGCGGGCTTTGCAGTCGGTGCCTCACGTTCAGGGTGTCAATAACCACATGGGCAGCTTGCTAACGCAGCGACTGCAACCCATGGACTGGGTGATGACAGAACTGGACCAGTACCCGCTGTACTTCGTTGATAGCCGCACCATCGCAAGCTCGATAGCCGGTGATGTAGCCCGTGCCCACGGCATCCCCAGCTTGACCCGCGATGTGTTTCTGGACCACGAACAAACCGAAGAATTTGTTGACCGGCAATTCAAACTGTTGATTCAACGTGCGCGGCAACAGGGCACGGCCATCGCCATCGGCCACCCTCACAAGATCACCGTAGATTATCTGGAAAAGCACCTACCCCTGCTGGATGAGCAAGGTATTGCAATAGCAACTGTCAGCGGCATTTGGGCCATTCGCAATGACAACAGAACCATGTTTGCAAACGAAAAAAAGCAGGCCATAGTGCCTGCTTACGCGAGAAAACCGGAATCGAACAACAGCGCTGCCCAATTGTAA